TTATTGACGTCAGCATGCAATTCCCGGTAGCTGATCTTCCTGTCTTCATTCGGATCATCACCTTCCCAGAGTATGGCGGTCTGATCGCCGCGGGTGTCCAGGTGGCGATCCAGGCAGTTCCAGGAGACGTTCAGCTTGCCGCCCTTGAACCATTCGATGTGCAGATCATCTTCCATGAAACTCCAGTCCAGCACCTTGTCCCAGCCCTTGAACCAGTGCAGGTAGTTCGTTGCCTGCTCGGCCCAGTATGCCTCGGGATCCTCAATTGAGCGCTGGTAGTCGGTTTCGTATTGTTCTGCGGTTATATTGGCCTGTGCGGCAAAGGCTTCGGGAACCGGGTAGATGGTATCTTCTGACATGATTGCGATCTCCGTTGTGAGGTTGAGTCTTTTTTATTACCTTGCAATCCCCTGGTCAAGGACTCAGGAGGAAATTCTTCAAGGGGGGTGATTTGGAATAGCTGCCATGAGCCAGCTGGGCAAGGAACAACTCTCCCGTGGCAATGGCATCCATGAGGGCATTGTGCGCCCGGTAAGGGGGCAGGCCATATTTGCTGCGCAGGTTGAACAGGCGCAGTTCATTGGCCTGGATGGGCTGTTGCAGGCGCTCCAGGCGCTTACGGGCAATCTGCATGGTGTCGATGGCCGGTAGTACCGGGGCCATACCGTACAGACGTCGGCAGGCCTGTTGCAGAAAGCCGATCTCCACCTTGGCATGGTGCGCCAGCAATACCTTGCCGGACAGGGCTTCGAGTATGGATTCCACGACTTTCTCCAGTCCCATGCCGTCTGCGACCTGATCGTGGGTAATATGATGAATGCTGATGTTTTCGTCCGCCATTTCCCGGTTGCTGCGAATGATCTGGTGGCGGGCGCTGCCCAGCAGCAGCTTTTCGTGCAGGAGTTCCACATGGCCGACGCTGAGCAGGTGGTCTTTGTTCGCATCCAGCCCCGTGGTTTCAAAGTCCATGGCCAGCAGGGGAACGTCATGGATGGGGAGCTTCCGGTGTGGAAATTCCGTGCCCAGAAAATTCTTCATGGGGCCCTCCGGAGCCTGTTCCAGCAGCTTTTTGCGCTTTTGATCCAGGTTGAAGAGCCAGCTCAGCATCAGATTCGTCCGGTCTGGTAACGCATCTCCAGGGTGGCCTGCATGGTCTGCACCACCTTGAAGGCATCCTTGAGGTGTTCCCGCTCCAGCTTGGAGAGTTGCCTGGGCGACATGAAGTTGTCAGGATCGTCCCCGGCCTGGATCTGCGCGGCCTGGTGTTCGAGGCGCAGATTGCTGATGAATTCGAAGGCATCCAGCAGGTTGGCAGAGCCGCCTTTGCTCAGGGAGGCCGTGCCGGCAGCGGCGCGCAGGCGATCCTCGGTGCTGATTTCCTTCAGGCCTTCCGCCAAAGCATAGATCCGCGCCATGTCGATGATGGGCACCAGGCCGGAATGCTTCAGGTCCAGGGTGTCATCGTGCTGCCCGTCATGCACCAGTACAAAGTCGCGGAAGAAGCCCAGGGGTGGGCGATGAGTCAGTGCATTGCGTGTCATGTGCGCCAGAAACAACTGGTTCTTGGGGGTTTTTTTCAGTATGTTTCTGCGGATTTTTCGCAGCAGCTTTTCCTTGCCATGGATGACCCGAAGATCAAAAAAGATACTGGATAGCATCAGCGCCATGGGTTCGGGTTCTTCTATCCATTTATCGAAGTATGCCTGCCAGGCTGAAGCGGTCTGACGCCATTTGGGATTGCTGGCCATGACATCTCCGGGACAGTATATGAAACCGCAGGCATTGAGACCATCGTTGACGAAACGGGCCAGAGACTCGAACCAGGCATCGTCACCTGGCTGCATTTTGTCCGAGATGATGATGCCATTGTCCTGGTCGGAATGACTGGTTTGCTCACGCCGGGCCTGGGAACCGGCGGCGATCCAGGCGTAGGGAACCGGCGGTGGCCCCAACTTATCTTCCGCCATCTCGATGAGGCGCCGGGTGATGGCCCCGGATATGGCGGTGATGGCGTAACCCAGGTGATGCAGGTCGGCCCCCATATTCACCAGCTGTAGCTGGATGCGCGGCAGCATTTTACTGGCTTCCACCAGGGTTTCCAGGGATTCGGCCTTGCGAATGGTGCTGGTCAGGTGCACGGCGCTCACACCTTCCTGGCGCATGATGTCTGTGGTGGTGATGACGCCGGTAATGTCGCCTTCGTCACCGAATACGGGAAGATGATGCACCTGGTTGCGGGTCATGACCAGTAGGGCGTCGAACAGGCTGTCGCTGGCGCTGATACTGATGATGTCCCGGGTCATGATCTGTTTCACGGGGGTATCCACGTCAAGGGCATGAGCCACGCAGCGCTTGCGGATATCCCGGTCGGTGATCAGACCTGCGGGTTCGTGGTCTTCGAGAATGACCAGAGAAGAAACTCCTTTCTCTGACATGAGCATGGCGCATTCACGGATACTGTAATCCGGGTCGGCGGTGATCAGTGGCGCACGGCAAATTTCTCCGGCATAGGTATGCAGCAGGTTGGAGCTGCTTTGTTCCTGCATGCGTGCTACCGCCTGTTTGAGGCGTTGGGCGGCAGAGTGGCGAATGAAATGCAATACCGATTCATCCTGGTCCACGAGGCGGGACAGTTCATCACAAGGGATGCTGTACAAGAGCGTGTCTTCCGTGGCCTTGACGTAGAAATCAGGCATCACATCTGCGGCGCAGAAACTGGTGCAGATGTCCCCTTCGCCCAGCATGCCGATGAGATTGTCCTCACCCGAATACATGGCAATGGCGCCCTGGCGCAGGATATGCAACATGGAAGTGCTGCCCGGTTCACCGGA
This sequence is a window from Thiolapillus brandeum. Protein-coding genes within it:
- a CDS encoding exonuclease domain-containing protein, with the protein product MLSWLFNLDQKRKKLLEQAPEGPMKNFLGTEFPHRKLPIHDVPLLAMDFETTGLDANKDHLLSVGHVELLHEKLLLGSARHQIIRSNREMADENISIHHITHDQVADGMGLEKVVESILEALSGKVLLAHHAKVEIGFLQQACRRLYGMAPVLPAIDTMQIARKRLERLQQPIQANELRLFNLRSKYGLPPYRAHNALMDAIATGELFLAQLAHGSYSKSPPLKNFLLSP
- a CDS encoding putative nucleotidyltransferase substrate binding domain-containing protein; amino-acid sequence: MEIELQEIRDFIAAIPPLDRLPENVLNALTQALSIQYVRRGGDVSGEPGSTSMLHILRQGAIAMYSGEDNLIGMLGEGDICTSFCAADVMPDFYVKATEDTLLYSIPCDELSRLVDQDESVLHFIRHSAAQRLKQAVARMQEQSSSNLLHTYAGEICRAPLITADPDYSIRECAMLMSEKGVSSLVILEDHEPAGLITDRDIRKRCVAHALDVDTPVKQIMTRDIISISASDSLFDALLVMTRNQVHHLPVFGDEGDITGVITTTDIMRQEGVSAVHLTSTIRKAESLETLVEASKMLPRIQLQLVNMGADLHHLGYAITAISGAITRRLIEMAEDKLGPPPVPYAWIAAGSQARREQTSHSDQDNGIIISDKMQPGDDAWFESLARFVNDGLNACGFIYCPGDVMASNPKWRQTASAWQAYFDKWIEEPEPMALMLSSIFFDLRVIHGKEKLLRKIRRNILKKTPKNQLFLAHMTRNALTHRPPLGFFRDFVLVHDGQHDDTLDLKHSGLVPIIDMARIYALAEGLKEISTEDRLRAAAGTASLSKGGSANLLDAFEFISNLRLEHQAAQIQAGDDPDNFMSPRQLSKLEREHLKDAFKVVQTMQATLEMRYQTGRI